Part of the Microbaculum marinisediminis genome, TGGCGCGCTCAGCAGCAGGTTTGCGCTCAGCAATTTGTTGCGCTCAGCGCCGGGGCCGTTGCGCCCGCTGGGCGAGCACGATCGCGACACCGCCGAGCGTGGCAGCCGAGGCGACGAGAAGGCGCAGCGTCGGCTGCTCGGAGATCAGGAGAACACCACCGACGGCCGCGATGACCGGAACCGAGAGCTGCACCGTCGCGGCGCGGGTCGCGGTGAGGCCCGGCAGCGCGGCGTACCAGATGACGTAGCCGCAGGCCGAGGCGAGGGCGCCGGAGAGGACGGCGAGCGCGAACCCGTGTCCGCTCACGCTGTACTGGCTCATGAAGCCGAGGCTGGCGATCACGGTCAGCGGCACGGCGTAGATGAAGTTGCCCGCCGTCGCGGCCAGCGGGTCCCGTGCGCCGCGGCCGATCAGGGAATAGACGCCCCAGGAGATGCCGGCGACCGACATCGCCGCCGCGCCCAGAGGATCGGGCGCGGTGACCCCCGGCGAGACGAGATAGACGAGCCCCAGGATCGCTAACGCCAGCCCCGCCCAGGACAGACGCGAGAAGTGCTCGCCCGACCGCAGCGCGACGATGAACATCGTGAGCTGCACGGCGCCGAACAGGATCAGCGCGCCGGTTCCCGCGCTCAGCGACAGATAGGCGAAGGAAAAGAAGATCATGTAGGCGAACAGCGCGGCCACCGACCGCCAGTTCGCCTCCGGGCGGCCCTTTGTCCCGTGCCGCAGGAGCAGGATCAGCGCCAGCGTTGCCGCGCCGGAAATCAGGCGGACGCTGGTGAAACTCGCCGCATCGATCAGCTTCGGCGCCAGGGCGAGCCGGCAGAGCAGCGAGTTGGCGGCGAAGGCCAGCATCGCCGTCCCCGTCAGGAGCGCGGTGCGCGTCGTGATGTGACCGGTCGTTGCCGTGGTCATGGCGGCCCTCGTCGGCGCGACAAACCGTCATCCCTACGAGAGCCTCGCCGAGGGGCCGGGTCAACCGGTGATTTCGGTGCCGGCCCGCATGAGCCCTGTCGAGACAGGATTTTAGCCTGTGTCCGGGGGACTCGAAACTGTCGTGCCGGGCAAGCAACGGTCGAGCCGTCCGCGCACGTCGGCGGTCCCTCCTATTCCGCTGGCTGGCGAACCGCCTCGCGGATGTGGCGTTCCACGACACCTTGCAGCAGCCGGGCGGCGGCTTCCGGTTCTCTGTCGTTTACGATCTCAACCAGTTCCACG contains:
- a CDS encoding DMT family transporter: MTTATTGHITTRTALLTGTAMLAFAANSLLCRLALAPKLIDAASFTSVRLISGAATLALILLLRHGTKGRPEANWRSVAALFAYMIFFSFAYLSLSAGTGALILFGAVQLTMFIVALRSGEHFSRLSWAGLALAILGLVYLVSPGVTAPDPLGAAAMSVAGISWGVYSLIGRGARDPLAATAGNFIYAVPLTVIASLGFMSQYSVSGHGFALAVLSGALASACGYVIWYAALPGLTATRAATVQLSVPVIAAVGGVLLISEQPTLRLLVASAATLGGVAIVLAQRAQRPRR